A segment of the Pristiophorus japonicus isolate sPriJap1 chromosome 1, sPriJap1.hap1, whole genome shotgun sequence genome:
TGGTAACCACTCACTACAAGGTGTAAAGGTTGGAGTCTTTGCCTTTGTTGGATATGAACAGTAATGCTAAGTGCCCTATCACGAAGCTGCACCATATCGACCAGCTTGCACTAAGTCTTGATTTTTGTCTGCGGAACAAGTTTTTGTGATCAGACCTGTTTTCACcttaaataatgtttttttttaggaAAAGCGTATTTGATAATTGCAATACCTTTACTGGGTTCGCCATCACTTCAAGCATTGGAACTTAATGGAATGCTTTCAGTTTATATTTTGAAGAGTTTGTCTCACAGTTAACAGTTAAACCCATTTAGCATGTTGTGTGATGATGTCtttaaattaataaataatatTGTGCCATGGGATGTATTATTATGTTAACAGCacgatataaaggcaagttgttgttgtagtacaggaggagcacttGAATTGGATTGTGAAAACTGTGTGATCTTAACTTTTCCCCTATTTAATGTTGCCTGTCATTGTGAAATCATCATGATACATATTTTATTTTCAGCTAATATGGTTTCACATATGATAAAATAAATACACACTAAATTTGCCTGGAATGGATCATTTTTGAATCTCACTCCAGATTTGTGCATGGGTACTGGTAATAGTGAGCAAAGGCCTAtgggaaattaaaaaaaacaaataactggcatttatatagcatctttcacaatctcaggacatccaaaagcactttaaagccaatgaagtactttttgaagtgtagtcactgttgtaatgtagaaaatgcaacatccaattagcacacagcaagatcccacaaacagcaatgtgataatggccaggtacCAGTTTTTTTTagagacattgattgagggataaatattggctaggataatcaaggggctatagggagggaggatacaattactatcactatagtagtacttggtaaaataataggaTTAAAATTGgactagtcccctggacctgatggcttacatcctagggtccttaaagaagtggctgcagagatagtggatgcattggttgtaatctaccaaaattcccttggattctggagaggtcccagtggattggaaaactgcatatGTAATgctcctgtttaaaaaaggaggcagacagaaagatggaaactatagactggttagcataacatctgtcttgaaaaactgctggagtccattattaaggaagcagtaacaggacatttggaaaagcataattcaatcaagcagagtcagcatggttttatgaaagggaaatcatgtttgataaatttgctggagttcattgaggatgtaacaagcaaggcGGGTAAGGGGGaatccagtggatgtgatgtatttggatttccagaaggcatttgataaggtgccacataaaaggttactgcacaagataaatgttcatggtgttgggagtaatatattagcatggattgaggattggctaactaacagaaaacagagagtcgggataaacggatcattttccaattggcaactcgtgagatgctgcagggatcagtgctggggccttgactatttacaatctatattaatgacttggatgaagggaccgagtgtaatgtaaccaagtttgctgatggcacaaagataggtgggaaagcaaattgtgaggaggacacaaaaaatctggaaagggatgtagacaagctaagtgagtggggaaaaatttggcagctggagtatgatgtagtaaaatgtaaggttatccactttggcagaaaaaatagaaaagcagattataatttaaatggagaaaaattgcaaagtgcttcagtacggagggacctgggggtccttgtgcatgaaacacaaaaaattagtatacaagtacagcaagtaatcaggaaggcaaatggaatgttggcctttcttgcaagggggatagagtataaaagcagagaagtcctgctacaactgtacaggatattagtgaggccacacctagagtactgtgtgcagttttgatctctgtatttaaggaaggatacacttgcattggaggctgttcagagaaggttcactcggttgcttctggagctgagggggttgacttatgaagataggttggatctatactcattggacttcagaagaatgagaggtgatcttatcgaaatgtataagataatgagagggttggacaagatggatgcagagcgtatatttccactcatgggggaaactaaaactaggggtcatagtttcagaataaggggccacccatttaaaactgggatgaggaggaatttcttctctgagggtggtaaatctgtggaattcactactccCAAagtgctgaggaggctgggtctttgaatatatttaaggtgaagatagacagatttttgagcgataagggaataaggggttatggggtgcgggcggggaagtgaagctgagtccatgatcagatcatccattatcttattaaatggcggagcaggttcgaggggtcaaatggcctactcctgcccctatttcttgtgttcttgtgacacCTGAGAGTacgccccagctcttcttcaaaataggctgtgggatcttttatgttcaactgagagagcagacggagcatcggtttaacatctcatcgaaaaggaggcacctccaacagtgcagcattccctaagTACTGTactgtctgcctagatttttgtgctggatTTGATATAGACTGCAATATataatataggttgaacctcccttatccagaacttccttatccggaaccacccctcggccGGAACCATTCCCAGttaccgggtggcgcatgcacataactctgacatgaacaaatttaaGTCTTTCCTCCtgcaatcgttggcctgacccctcgatccacccctcccccccccaatcccccaatgATCTctttgccgcactcccagccccaagccagccagccctaatATCCATTTGCTCAGTAtctataccatccaatttaatgtgaccacccctcgtccagaaaaatcccttatccagaacaggccaggtccccagagttctggataagggaggttgaacCTGTACTATAATGGACTACAATATTTAACAAATTGAATAAACTATTTACAAAATATAAACATCACAAGAAATTAAGAGGTGAAACCTTTACAACTgcaatttttttaatttgttttaagaTCATCAGGATGACTACCACAAGTCTGTCACATAGACCATACTAGGGATTACATGTAAATTACATTTGCTTTATTCCACATTTGTGAGATTTTCAATAGACTACTTGATTTAAAATCTCACTGAAACAGAGTCCATGTGTATAGCATATTCTTTCAATAGAGCTGTACAGTTTTCAGCAGAGCATACTGATATCTTTTCTGGTGCAGCCGTAAGTGCAGCATTTGCTTGACATTCCTGGCGATCCTCCCCTTTTCTTCCTGAAGGATCTGGCCCAGGGTAGAAGCTGCATCTGTGATGATGCGAATGCCCGATCCTTATTGTTTCCTCCGTCAATCTGGTGGATGTACTCATTGAAATCTACTGGTATCTGATCGTACTGGTTGTAGTAATCGTCGAAGGCTTGCTCTCCAAAGGATGGCTCATGTTGCTGGTTCCTGTCATTGTCGAGCATCCTCTGAAGCTTCTTCACGTTGTCCATTTCCTTGAAGTAGTCTTCATCAGCTGATGTCTGGAAGGGATCTGGAACAGAAATAAAACTCTATCTGTGAGGTGATTGAAATTGATTGTCTTTTCCTTCTCTCTGTTCCAACTGCAGGTACCTGCTCTCCTCTGTCTTAGACAGAGGAATGTTCTTGTCCCTGGGCTCTCAGAGCTCCTCTGCATATTGTACTCCACTGTATTCTGACTGCTCATAGTTATTTAATACACATTGCTATATACGTAGTCAGGCAAATAATTGACAACTATCCAGAGTGAGTAACCAATGTCTGGTAAACCAGTTGAACAGTTCCACACTGCAGTTGTGACAGAAAGTTGATTAAAGTACCTGTCGATGGACCACCAATTCTCGAGTGGAGTGACGATATGAGAGCGTTTAACCATTCTGACATGTGTTCAGGTAGCCATTTTGTCTGTTaacagatttttctccctaaatcttAGAATGTAGCCTCTTTTTTTTctcttcattcccccccccccacccttgccAATGGGAATTTCATGTTTATATTTGTGATTTGAAAATTCCTAACCCTTGCTTGAGAGTTGGAAATTCTGCTCTTTTGTCActacattacacacattattcgtaGCTATTTGCAGAATGAAAGTTGATCACTTTTCCTGGAACCAGGTGGTGCACTTCAGAATTCTGAACCTATCCCAAAACTTTCTTTGTTTCATCAGTTTCTCTAATGCAGTTTTTAGCCAGCCCCTTCAAAAACAATATATCACACCATTCATCTCTATCATTATTTCCAAGATCCAGATTTGGAAAGAAGATAAACCAGAAGCAAACTTAGATAAACTGAGGCCACCCCATAGATGTAAGTGAAATGTTGATAATTACCAACAATATATTTGCTACATCAGGGATTGTATTGTCTGACACCATCCGCCACATTCAAAGGTGATGTGTTGGAACATTGTCAGGTGGATGATCTTCCCTTTGCCTCCTTCTTCATGCATACACTCAACTGTTCTGCCAGTGGCTGAATCTGAGAGCTGATTGGCTGCCTCACCCCAGTGCCTCAAAGAGGAAATGTTAGCCAAATAAAGCAGTGGTTTATGTCAGTGGAAATACGTATTTTAATTTTAAATCTCTATGCCACTGGCCTTCCTTTCTGATTCCTGTTTAGAATTACAGGTGTCACTTTATCTGTGTCATTTTACGGCCTTGTATGGATCTAAAGGTGGCGTGATGATACAGTACACTGAAGGAGTTGGGTTACCCAGTATATCAAAGGCAAAGGGTATGAGGCAATTGATGAAGCAAAAAGGCATATAtatggaagtgggactaattggatagctttttcaacgagccagcacaagcacaatgggccgaatggcctcctgtgctatgaGACCATCTCCAGAAGGTAGGATCACCACTTGAGCTGCACACCAGGTGTGCAGTGTCAGGCTGAGCTGGACCAGTTCCCAGGCAGTTCACTCTATGGCTTCTTAAActgaaatgtgattttttttcagTATTATGAAAGAGTCAACATTGCCATCAGCCTTTATCTGGCAACATTAAAACGTTCAGCATCAGGTGGGTGCACATTTATGCTTGCAAGGCACTGACTATGCAGAGGATCTCCTGCAGCCAACAGCCTACTTCAGGTCTTCCAGTTGTGCATTACTCTTTACAGGGCCACCGCACTTGCAGTATAGTAGCATCTCAAAACAATAACTAGGCTTTCTAATTCTAAAAAGTTTATCAGAAAAGAGTGGAGTGTTAAATAAATGATGTTCACGCTAAACTAAAATACGCCACTAACATGTAAAAAGCACAGGCAAATCCCATTCCAATGTGGTGATTGATTTACCCAGGATAACGCTCATATGGTGGGAAGCCTTGTTCTATCACAGAGGCTTTGGCTTCAAATAAACAGTAAACTGCTGGGTGACATCGTCTCCAGGTGACTACCTCCAACTCGACCCACCCAGAGCGACAGACAACAGAGTCATTGCTGCATAATCTGAAATCAGAACCTGCAGTCCTGGATATGAGCATCAGGCCAGTCAACATCTATAAGACAGCTGTTCTCTCCTGACAATAACGGTTCCGATGCCGAGTCTCGCGTAAACTTGTCTTTCAAGTAGTGTAAGCTAAGCCACTCTGTATTTCCAGCATTCCTACTCGCCCTTGTCTGAGGGTGAAATCCGCACACACTTTACAGCATGACATAATAGTAATATTAATGTTAATACATACGTTCTCCCACCAGCATCTAAAAGAGTGGCAAATAGAGTTGAACTAAACATTCTCTGATTTACAATCTTCATACCCCAGGTCATTGTGTAAGGAGTGAGCCTTTATATATAAACACTAAGATGCATATGCCAGTGACAATAATATGACTCTTGGCTCACTGAGAGCCTCCAACATTCTAACCTCTCGCTTGCAATGATGTTAAACACGCTTACCTTTCTGGGCGGGGATATGGGGAAGAGAGATTTGGGATACTCACCGTTTGGGTTATCCAGAAGTCTCTTCCAGCGAGACCCGCCACAGGTATAGATGACGGCTCGGATGAACTCCCGGCCGCATAGCTTGATCCCCGATTCCCCATTCCTCGAGGACTGGGTCAAGACAGAAGTGGGAAAGGAGGTGAAGAACAGATTGATTACCAGAACGCACACCAGACACTTCATCTCAGCTCACGAGTCTCCAGCCTGGGCTACTCTCGAAAACTAGTCTTCTCACTCGCTGCTTCTGGTGCCGGATGTCTGCTGATCTCTCCTATCTTCTGCATGTTTCTGATCCCTCACCCCCTTTTATAGCTGTTTCAGCTCCTCTGCTCTGACTCACCGCCTTTTTTAAATaacttgtccctctctctctcggagaTTCCTGCAACGCTCCCGTCCTCTCATTATCACATTTACAATGTAGGAAACGAATGGAAAGTGCAGCATTCAGCGATCCCTTTATCTCCTGCCGCCCTCAAAATACTTTGTCAATTTTCTTTCTAGCTTTCATTTTTTCCAGCTTTGTCCATAGTTTTAATCTCACTTCTTTCAATTCTCTCACTACTCAATCCGTTACTATTATTTCACTTAAAGAACATTTTTCTCCTGTTCTCATTCGGTACACTCTCAGCTTTTCTCTCTGTCTTGTGCGCAGGCTCCACTACCACTTCTTACACATAACTTGCCACCTTTTCTTCCCCGGTTTCCCTTCTTGTTTTCTTTGTGTTTTTTCTGATCTTTTCTCCTTCCGATAACTCTCTTACCGTGTTATTGCTGGAAGTCACACACTTTATTATGCTGATTTCCTATCTTGTGGTTTTACCATTTGATGCAGTTCTGCAAGCTCCGTTTTAACCACGTGAGCAGCACGATCTTGGTAAACTGTGTTTTAAGCTAGTACTTATTAATGCGATAGAATCATAGGTATTGatagcatagaaagaggccatttggtccattgtgtctgtgccagctcactGCTAGAGTGGTCCCAAACTAACGCccagcactttccccatagccctctatctacCTCTGCTTCATATATGTATCAAGCGTTCCCTATATTAATATAAATTTAGATCTATATAAATTATATAAGTCTCAAGTCaaataaatttctcctaatctGTCTCCTCACTCTCAGTGACTATTTTAAATGTGATCACCCCCTCTTCACTGATACCCCAATCAGAGGAAATATTCACTATAAAATCTcttcataattttttttaaaaaccatctccttagaacagagaaagctaagaggagatttgacagaagtGATTAAacacatgaagggtttagatagagtaaataaagagaaattgtttccaatggctgaaggtcgATAAGCAAAGGAcaatgatttaaggtgattggtaaaagaacccgaGGCGACATGAAGATAAACTTTTCTACGCAACAattggttatgatttggaatgcactgacaGAGGGGGTGGtgggtacagattcaatagtagccttcaaaaaggaattagatagatacttgaaggagaaaaaaaatcgcatggctatggagaaagagtgggggagtgggattaactggattgctctccGAAAGAACTAGTGCAGActcaataggccgaatggcctccttctgtgctgtacgattctatgatctaTTAAATGCCCTTCCCTGCTCCAGCTGAAACAGTCTCTGTACGACAAGTCTCTACTCATAGccatagtttcccatccctggcatcatcctggtgaatatACGCTGTGTTCTCTATGGCTTTAACATCCTTTCTGTAAGCAGGTAGTCAAAAGTTATATacggtactctaactgtggccgaaACAATGCTTGTACATATTTATAATGACTTATTTACTCGTATTCAATATCCTGATTATAAAATCCAAGTTGGCCTTTTTCTGGCTTTATTTACCTATATTTGCACATTCATATTTGAAACCATAGGTCTCATTGTTAATCGAAGGGAATTAAATTCAGAATATAATAAAGTATATATGAAAGTTTCAATAGTTAAGGCCCAGTCCCTCTCACTGAGGCTAAACTCTATGCTCCTGGCCATTCACACTCCACCGGTTTCTCGTAGCTTGACGTTAAACCCTCACTTGTCTGCTCAAATTAAAACTGTCTTGACTTACAAAATGGCTGGAAAATACAGTCGTTTGGAGAACAGTTCATCAAATTGATAGGCAACCAATTAAATAACCTATTACCAGCCAAAACACCCCACGGGTAAGGCATCAAATAAACAGACTTAAACAACTCAAATTAAGTAACTTCGACTTCAAATGCAATGAAATAAATAAATATCAATTGGAGAAAGATGGCATGGTGAGTTGAGGAAGATTTAAATCACTGAGGATGGGTCCCCAACCTTCCTGCTGTcctccccctcccctatctcccaggAGTTACCTGAGGCACTTCTGGTGAGGCAAGCAGCCAAGATTCAATCCTCCTGAATATATCAGACTCAATTTCAGGTCAGCCAATGGCCTCTCTGTTCGAGCATGCACTACTTGCACAGCCCAGAAATGGGCCCAGACTAATGTCTATCCCTATATTGCTAAGTGGGATAGAGTCTACTTGTGAGCCATGCTTCAGTTAATGTTAGGATGTGAATGCAATCATCCAGAATGAGGTTATAAATGGCAAGGATCTTGCTTGCAAGTGGGCAGCTGTTCTGAAGAGGGGTGGGGATTGTTGATCCACTGTAAGAGACAGGAGGGTGGCAGTGTTGGGATAACTCCCAAAGAGCATAATGGGTGGTTTGGTTGGCAGGAGTACAGGGTGTGGCAGCTGGAGTTGCTGCTCATAGAGAGGCAGCGGAGGGTGCCACAATGGCCCCAGTAGAGAACACTGAGAGAGGTACAGAGGGAAGACCATGGGGCCCATTTATGGAGGAGCAGCAggagagagggcagacagagcaatGACAGAGGGAATAGGGATTGGGTGGTAGTTGTCGGTGACAGAGGAAATAAAAGGTGACATGATtgggtgacaggtgagtggagatcaggaagaaaaagaaagtcttggatttatatagcatctttcacaaccactggacatctcaaagtgctttacagccaatgaagtacctttggagtgtagtcactgttgtaatgtaggaaacacggcagccagtttgcacataacaggctcccacaaacagcaatgtgataaagacagataatctgttcttatgttggttgagggataaatattggccagggcctcagggataactctcctgcttttctaAGAAATACtgctatgagatcttttatgtccaactgagagagcagatggggccttggtttaatgtcttatccgaaagacgccacctccaacagtgcagtgctccctcagcactgcactggagtgacagcctagatttttgtgcttaagtcctggaagtgggacttgaatccacaactttctgtttcagaggtaagagtgctacccactaagccacaactGACACAACAGAGAAAGGTGATGGGAGTAGTGGGCTTTGGGTCCAAAGCAGCAGCCAAGACAcatgcatgcttgacaaatcttctagaatttttttgaggatttaactagtagagtggataagggagaaccagtggatgtggtgtatttggactttcaaaaggcttttgacaaggtcccacacaagagattagtgtgcaaaattaagacacatgggattgggggtaatgtattgatgtggatagagaactggttggcagacaggaagcaaagagtaggaatggcagg
Coding sequences within it:
- the LOC139245802 gene encoding relaxin-3-like; translated protein: MKCLVCVLVINLFFTSFPTSVLTQSSRNGESGIKLCGREFIRAVIYTCGGSRWKRLLDNPNDPFQTSADEDYFKEMDNVKKLQRMLDNDRNQQHEPSFGEQAFDDYYNQYDQIPVDFNEYIHQIDGGNNKDRAFASSQMQLLPWARSFRKKRGGSPGMSSKCCTYGCTRKDISMLC